GCTGCATAGCAGCTAAAAGATTGGCCCCTTTTACACTGTGCTTCCATCCTGCAATAAGTCAATGTTTTAGGAAAGACAGGtaacttaaatataattttattccACCTCTACATCACAGTACGGACACCAAGTTTCACAACTAGATACACAGATATAATGTAATTCAAATTGATTGGAAGGACATGTGGACTAACAACCTAAGATTCTTATATAAAATTAATGTAACATCTTTTGTATTTTACTTAAAATGATGTCCAGTATAACATAGTAGACCACAAACTGTGACCCTATTCATTTTCGTCACAATAAACTGGCATAAATGTGAGCCACTGAAATATTACACTCCAGGGCCAGACTTTTGCTCAGCCTTATACAGTAAAGCACTGTTTGACCATGCACTCACCAAATTCACGAATTGTGTCAAATTGTAAAATAACAAGTGTGCACTTTAAAACCCCAGTGCATTTCTGAGAAAGGGAATCCCAGGAATTGGGCAGCCCTTATAAATCCCACATTAACAGCATAGCAAggcgtaataaagcatagtaaaagcatggtaaagcacaactaagcattgtaaagaatagcaaagtaCGGCAAAACAGGGTCAATGATGGTAAATGcgtagcataaccatgggaaaagaatgGTAATATTAAGATACTGTACCTGAAAATGGATTTATCTGTAGTCTCCTTCACGTCGTGGCGGAAGTTTACAGCATACACAGACATGCTGGGGTGCTCGATGAGGAGGTTCTCCATGGGGCTGGCCTCTACCAGGACAGGGGTGTGTCCACCTGCAGTGAAGCAGGGGGGAGGGGTAATAAACCAGCTCTCCTCCAAAGCACAGCAGTCAAGCTGGAGAAAGACAGGGTCACTGGGGTCACCAGTGAACTctagagaagaggaggaggagaaaaggGCAGGGCAGTCCAGTGAAGAAGCATCCTTCTCATAGACGTCTGCTTCTTCTCTAGAGGTAGTAGTGCAAGCATCGACTGAACAGCAGGACGGGATTGCATTGAGAAGGAAGTAGGGAAGGTGGTGCAGGGGTAGAAagcaacagcaaaatgaaatggaATACAGGAAAATAATCCGAAATAGAAATGAGgggaaaaaatggggggggggggggaaacaacaaaaaaaaacaataatgaatacAAAGCAAATGTCATTTTGAGATGGGTTACAAAACCCACAGTAGCTGAAGAAGCTGTTTTCCCTAGTGTGAGGTCCAGAAAACCCACTGTAGCAGTTTCAGCTTTTGCAAAACAACCCTGTTTTTGATAACAGATTATTTACCCATTTTATGTCACTTCATTATTTTGTACCgctaacattttttattttattttattttttgtaagcaTGCTGTGCTAACCAGTGGCCAAATGTTAAAACTGCAAGAAGGATGCTTGTGactattttttttgtacacacaATACAtgccctttatttttattttaccccttTAGTAGGAGGGGAAGCTAGACATTTCTGGGATGAGAATAAAAGCTGCAGGCAACAAAGATTCCTATTTATAGTTTAAGGGCTTTGAGCATTGAACTATGACGCATATTAGGCAGTCACAAACTTCAAAAACCTTCCAGGGTTTGAAAAACATGGTTATGGAGGGATACACTTTTTAAAGATTACTTTGGGTTTCCTATACTGAATAAAGTTtgtcgatttaaaaaaaagtgcaatacATCATCCCAGAGCAAAAAGATGTATTTCCCAAACAAACCTTATTCACAATACGGAGATAAGGTTAAAATGTCAGTGGTGGATCACCTTGCTTTTGTTTCtcataaaaaatgtaaactgaCAATTATGATAAAATTCAACCTGAATAAAAATGTAAGTATCTACATTTGAAAACAAGTCATTTATAAGGGACGTATGAGAAGAGACTGTCAAAATTGCATGTTGTATGTATGGTCATCTGATGTTCCGCTTACAAGAGACACTATACACACAATGCATTAAGTTATACACGACATAGCCCCTGCTGCTTGATCTCTTACCTAAGTAATCAACAAGAATCCATTCGTCATCATCCTCCTTTTCATTAAAATCAGGCTCTGTTTTACAGTCATTTCCATCTTCAGCATGTCCAAAAAGAGTGCTGGTAAACCTCTGGAACATTGTTAAGAAACAAAGACTTTGGCAACAACAACTGTTTTTCTGTGGACAACTGAAATCACTCAAAGTCAGCTACTGGAGCTGCTCAGACAGACAGCTGGTAAGATATTAAAGTGCATAGGTGTACAATTTCATCTCAGGGAAGCTTGTTGAAGTTCATTCACAGTTCAGATAACTTGTGCAAACCCCTGCAAGAAAAGGACAAAAGCAACAATGCATCAGACCCTGTAATCTTCTTAAAACGTACATATACAATGTAGGTGGAGTGTAAATAGAGTCTTGCAAAGATTTATAGGTGCATGTGACACTGTAAGACCTTCAATTTAGGGAACTGTTTTAGCCTTTTATGATGGTGGGTTATTACACACGTCACACAATACAGCACCCCAAAAAGGTAGGACTTTGCCCACACATTTGTGTGCTTAAATAACAGCCTCTTCACAACTGACTGGAATAGAGGTGTTGGTCTTttcatttactttttgtttgagTTCTGTTAAATATCAAAAACCATCATGTATAATCATAAgataagaaatacatattttgtttaaagtttAACCCAGCATCATGTAATATTTTCTCAGCTAACAAGACCTTGTTAGTTGTCATTACAGTTTTCTTTAAGGTTGTTGTGGAATTTAGAAAACCACAATGACTAAGTACTGTCACTTTAATGACCCTGTGTGCTGCACCTTTTTCACAGGTTCCGCCCGTTTTAATTATTGGATGCTGTCCAAAAGGTATTTCCCTCTTCTTTACAGCTTAGCAAAACGACAGCTGTGTCCTTTCTGGAGCAAATGGCAGGGAGTAATGTATGCCTTTGTTCATGGCTGTGTCTGTTTGGTTCTGTGTGCTTGTTTAAAATCTATGCAAAACAGTTTCTGTGTTATCATGTGCACCTGTTCAAGCTGACAAAAGgaattaaaatacaaacagtacatGCTTGAAACCTTTACCCCAGCCAATCCAGCTGCAAACTAGGTAACATGCTATTTCAATGAGCGGTCTAAAAATAGATGAATTAACGAACACACATATAACAAACAATATCCTGTTGGCAAGATGATACAGATTGCGTCAAAAATGGTgggttaaaatgtttaaaacatattgtttagggtGCACAAGGCATACCAATCATGGATAACGCTATTGGAATAATTTCCCATGTTACAATATCACTGTGTATTACGTCGGTGTTTTGAGgctctgtttttgtctctccaTACACCCAATTTAAATAGATTTTTCAAGTCAAAACCCGTATTTTCAGCGTATGAAATTAGTTATGCGGTAAGGCTGCTTTAACTGCACGAAATACTATTACTAACGGCGATGAACGCAACCCCCTGGAACGCTGGTGACGGGCCAAGGACAAAAAGTCTATAAACTTATTGAATCCTACCTAGTTAAATTAATAATATCCAGACTACAGATACACAgggttttcttttcattaaaatgAATATGATAATTTGGAATATTCTATTCTACATGAATGCATACATTAAATAATTAGTTTTTATGTCTTCTCCTGCCCCGGATTAAAACTATACCATCCGGGTAGTCAGCGTGTCTGTTTGTTAATTGCGTACGATGTTATTTCTAGCCTTCAGACCTACAACAGGAAAGCCGCAAAGGTCCGCTTGAGTTATGTTTAGTTACGCCTAAAAACAGTTCATTGTGTACTGTTCCCTGCCAGAGGAGGGCTGTCTGGCCCCAgaggaaaaaaatactaaaaagtaACCCAACACCCTTGGGCGGACGGCTGCGACTAGAACTGTTTGAATACAGTCTATCTACAACAACAATGTCGCCTTTCGTACATTGATAACAACATTcctcttttaaattattaatacGAACCGAAAGATCACTGTTTTAATACAGCTAATGCAACATAAATGCAGTACTTTGAAAAACATTGTCCAACCAACCACTTAACCACTTTCCCTAAACACAACATCGTTTAATCTCGATGACTACACTATTAATTagcagatttcattttttttttgcaataaatctatggctatattattattattattattattattattattattattattattattattattattattattaataaacacaaagAGCACTGACCTGCAGAGTGTTGTTTTTCATTGCCGTCCTTTTCTTAAACAGGTAGGTACAATCTTGAATAGTTTATACTTTGaggtagaaaaacaaaacaaaaatatatgttacaaaaaTAAGATTTTCTTCTCAGAAGAAACGTAAGTTGCTGGACCCTGTAGCGTGCATAACTTtccttactctctctctctctctctaggtccAAACTGATCCCTTTGTTATTGTTGTGGAAAATTAACAGCTGATCGGtgctgacgtttttttttttttttttttcgccagGCCTATGGCAAGATCTTCGCCGACAACCATCTGACCAATAGGATCTTTCTAAAAGCTGTCACTAACGCACGTGATCTGCCTGCGAGCAACTGCACAAGTCTGGGCAACTACCCGAAGCAGGAACTTGAGAGGGAGGGTTGCGTTAGGACAATAAGAAACTGGTATTGCTGAGTTAAATAAAGAGCTCTTGTTAGGCTAAACTATGAGGTATCCACTATCAGACTGGAGTATTGGACATTACTGTTATTACCCCAGTGTGCGTCAAATTCAATATCCGTAACTTTTCTGTATCACTATATATgtttgcatgtacagtattatttatgGGTGCAGTGTGTTGTCTGTTTTGAAGCAACGGGGAACTTTCTGAGGGGGTGAGATGGAGAAATATTttaacagtaatacaaaaaaaaagaaagaaaatgtttggGACAATTAACCTACAACTGCTGTCAATGCTGTATGTAATACAGATTACAGCTTTTAAAATGACAATTACCTCCATGCATAGTTTGTCATTCCCTGCTACTAACATGATCATTTAAATTCTATTGAGGCAGAGAGATGTGATTATACAGATTGTATATATTGTCTGTAggtccatttgtcatccatcactatggggaaaggcaaagaactcacaaatgaaaagagacaaatggttgttaaCCTTCACAAatcaatgggtacaaaacaatagctaaaaaactaaatataccacttaccactataagggcaataattaagaagttaaaaatgactggaacagtggtaaactagcctggtagaggacacaagtgtatcttgcccccacgcacagtgaggcagatggttcgggaggcaaagggaaatccaagggccacagttggagaattacagaacttgattgcatcttggggtcaccaagtctccaaatctacaattaaatGCCCCCttcatgccaataggctatttggaagggttgccagaaaaaaagccattATTGAGAGCAACGAACAAacataagcgcctggagtttgctaaacagcaTTGGCACTTGGAACCGGgtgtcagatgagacgaaaatagagctctttggccatgcacaccagcggtgggtttggcgtcgaaagaaggatgcgtgtgcagaaaagaacctcatacctactgtaaaatatcatggtggatctttgatgttatggggctgttttgcttccactggtcctggggcccttgttaaggtcaacggcatcatgaactctacccagtaccagggcATTTTAGCCAAAaccctggttgcctctgccaggaggctgaagcttggccgcaagtggatcttccagcaagacaatgaccccaagcacacatcaaaatccacaaagaaatggttaattgaccacaaaatcaacattttgcaatggcgttctcagtctccggacttgaaccccattgaaaatctGTGGTTTCATTTggagagggcagtccataagcgcagaccgaaggatatcaaggatctggaaagattctgtatggaggaatggtctaagatccctcccaatgtgttctccaatctcattaaacattatagaaaaagactcagtgccgttatccttgcaaggggagggtgcacaaagtactgaaaataaaggtgccaataattgtgacaccatttttttggaaataaatttataatttgagaaatgtgtaattttggttgattccattgaatcattaataaagtcaaatatattccacatgttggaaaattacaatatagctcagtactggtattatttatttttatacagtctttttttgctcatctttgtcaagggtgccaataattttggaggtgactatatatatatatatatatatatatatatatatatatatatatatatatatatatatatatatattttaattatgtctcaatcctaaaattatagttgatgcaaaaaaaaacaaaactgttgaacatagctgtacagtataatTGCAGCCTGTTTCCAAATTGATTGCAGTGCCATCAGTAACTCAAATACCAACttaatgaaatatttaacattCCCACGTTACTTATTAATTATGAAGTGAATCAAatacttaattaaaatatatattttttctttcttaaactgTTCTTTTACCAGTTCAACCTAAAAACGCGCAATCTTTATgtactgtaaaaatgtaagtactgtattataaaacaaaatgaagtgGGCCACATAATTACCTTTAAATAATTCCATGAAGGGTTATATAACACCAGAAACCAGGAGAGCAatggtttattttacagtatgtactgtaaacTTAATTGGATTTCCCTGTATGAATTTGTGACATGAACTTCTACTGGCTTCACTACATATATGGTTGAAATGTTTGGAAGAATGAACACAACACACTTCTAAGTTACATCAGCTAGCTGACAGCAGGAAGTACAGGGCGGGAATGTGTAGACATAGCTGTTCTGACACTTACAGCTATATGCATTTGCTGACATTGCAGCTATAGTATTTGTAAGCTTGTCTGGACAAGAGCTGTTTACAAAGTTttaactttttaatgttttttcaaaatatgtgtactatttacaaaatatgtttttattaataaaaccaaTTCAGAAGTTGGTTGTCACAGTACAAACACACAACTTCAAGTATGTTGCTGTGCCAAAATCGGCTAttaaatataacatatataaaaaataatatcttTGTGTAATGAGGCAATGCGATTTGGAGCTGTGCATTTGTACTGGAACAATTACATGAATGGGGAATGGGAATACTCTTCAGCCACTAAAAAGTGCTTGTTTTAACATATCAGGAACATCTTAAGGAAAGTATTGCATTTAGTCCCGTGTATTTGTAAATATTGTAGGTTCAACTGTACTGTACCAATGAGTAGCCTCAAACTTCGTCTGTAAAGATAACAGACTTACATTCAGTAtatgcagggctgcagtgtggatgtCAGCCACATGCTGGTTGTGGGTCACAATCCAGGTATATACTAGTGTTGTGCTTCTACACCATTTTATcggataacattttttttaggaTATGCAATCATTTTAGACTACA
The Acipenser ruthenus chromosome 3, fAciRut3.2 maternal haplotype, whole genome shotgun sequence genome window above contains:
- the tp53inp1 gene encoding tumor protein p53-inducible nuclear protein 1 isoform X2 encodes the protein MFQRFTSTLFGHAEDGNDCKTEPDFNEKEDDDEWILVDYLGGHTPVLVEASPMENLLIEHPSMSVYAVNFRHDVKETTDKSIFRMEAQCKRGQSFSCYAAAMAAHTSFLEQTKHTRLAQRTKENVERPHLTRNALRRQNLARDCHSRQAKQHGFLVHQPSQRQFNY
- the tp53inp1 gene encoding tumor protein p53-inducible nuclear protein 1 isoform X1; its protein translation is MFQRFTSTLFGHAEDGNDCKTEPDFNEKEDDDEWILVDYLVDACTTTSREEADVYEKDASSLDCPALFSSSSSLEFTGDPSDPVFLQLDCCALEESWFITPPPCFTAGGHTPVLVEASPMENLLIEHPSMSVYAVNFRHDVKETTDKSIFRMEAQCKRGQSFSCYAAAMAAHTSFLEQTKHTRLAQRTKENVERPHLTRNALRRQNLARDCHSRQAKQHGFLVHQPSQRQFNY